GACCCTTAGGACATTAACCACCTGCTCTTCGCGCATCAGTTGGGGTGAATCGGCTTGTTATATCGGCTTGACATATTTATATCACCGTGACATAGTAAGTCATTCCGATGAACGTGATCGCCTTCAAAACCCTCCAAGCGTTCGCGGCAGAGTGCCCCGATGCTGAAGCGTCCCTCGCTGCCTGGTACAAGCACGTCCGGGCCGCTGAGTACCGCAGCTTCGCGGACGTGAAGGCCGACTTCGGCAGTGCGGACTGGGTCGAGGGCTTTATCGTCTTCAACATCGGCGGCAACAAGTACCGCCTCATCGTCTCTCCCAACTTCACCTACAAAACTTTCTTCGTGAAGCACATCCTCACACACCGGCAGTACGACAACTGGGAACCCTGAGAAGCTCTCAGTTGTCCTTCCCGCTCGGGAGGCCCAGCAAGGCCAAACCCAGCCCCAGCGGCAGAGTGAGACCACATGACCCAGGTAGCCGACCTCTCCCGGTTGACCGCAGCATGGCAGGACGTGGACGCCCTCGCACATGACCTCATCACCCCGATTCAGAACGACGAGCAGCATGATCGCGCGCTGCAGGCCCTCGACACCCTGCTGAGCTACGTTGGCGAGAATGACGAACACCCTCTCGCCAACTTCGTTCGCCTAGCTATTGACAACGTGCAGTCATACGAGGAACGCGCCCATCCGATGCGTGACGCACAGCCACATGAAACGCTGGCCTTCCTGATGGACAAGAACGGCGTGAAGCAGAAAGACGTCGAAGCGGCGACCGGCATCCCGCAAGGCAACCTGTCCAAGCTGCTGCGCGGCCAGCGCAACTTCACCGCTGAGCACGCCCGCAAGCTCGGCGCGTACTTCCAGGTAAACCCGGGAGTGTTCCTGTGACAAGAGGCGCTGCGCGATGAACAACACGGTTCGCATCGTGCTGGTCATGTTCAGCATCGCTGCCACCTGGGGCTTCACGATTTTTCTGTTGCTGCGATCCAAACCCGCCGAGGCTGGAATCATGCTGGCGATGGGCGCGGTCACCATTGCTTTGCTTTACATGGACCGCATCAAGTCGCTAAAAGGCCCGAGCTTCGAAGTCAAAATGCGCCAGCTTGTTGTTGAAGGCGAAAACGTCATTGCCGAACTACGTGAACTCGCCAAGCTGACCGCAGGTCAATCGCTTTTGCAAGCCTCTAGAGCATTTGTCATAGGGACGAGAGGGGCAGAGCATGGTGGAACCAGCCAAGGATGTCGTTCGGAGTCACAGCACGCAAAGCAAAACCCAAAGCCTCGATCACTGTCTCCGTGGTCCTGGCCGCAGCTTTCCGCAACAAGGCTTTGAGTTTGGAGAACAACATCTCGATGGGATTGAAATCCGGGCTGTACGGCGGGAAATACACCAGCTGGCAGCCTCGCGCCTCGATCAACGCTCGGACCTTCGCTCCCTGATGCGACGACAGATTGTCCATCAGCACCGTCTGCCCGCTTTGCAAGGTCGGGCACAGCACCTGATCCACGTACGACTCGAACACCGCAGCATTCACCGCTCCTTCGATCACCAGTTCCGCCTGCGAGCCCCGCGAGCTCATGGCACACAGCAAGGTGAGGTTCTTGCCGGTGTTTCTCGGAACGCGGGCAAAGGCTCGCTGATTTCGTGGGGCCCTGGCATAGACGCGACTCATCCCGGTGTGGAAGCCACTTTCGTCGAAGCACACCAGGTCGTGCAGCTTCAGTCCAGTTATCTCATTCACAAAGGCGGCTCGAGCTTCAGGGGACTGTTCAGTGGCGCGGACGGTCTTTTTTTCTCGTGATTGAGAGCCGTTCGAACATGCGGTCCATGGTTTTGATGCTGACCCGCACGCCATGCTGCTCGAAGTAGTACTCCACGTGCTCAGCAAGGGTCGCATCGGGGTACTGCTCCACCTGGGCTCGTAGGACAGCATGGCTGGCTTCTCCCAGGATTCGTACCCGGCCTTTGTGCCGGACTGGCGCCAGGGGCTGGCCTGCAGCGTGAGCCCGCACATAGCTGCGTACCGCTGATTCACTCAGCCGGAAGGTGCGGGCCACTTGCGCGATCACTGGCGTGTCCTGGTATGCCGCCACCACTCGCTCTCGCAAATCCAACGAATACGCCCTCATCCTTCTATCCTACTGACAAATGCTCTAATGCAGGACCGTGAACATTGTCGTGCGATAATTTCCTCACATAAACGTCATAAACGCCGAGTACCGCCGCCTGGCCGCAGGGCGGCGGTTGCCCGTTCGCTCTTGTGCCTGCCGAAAAGCGCTGAATCGACCGGTCGGGGCAATCCAGCCGTGCTCTTGTGTTTGATCGACAGGTTACACAACGGTACGCAGCGGGCCGCTCATGAGAAACAAACACGGTGCACGAAACTTCACGGCAATGAGAAATACGATTATGTAAGGTTAACCTTAGATTAGCCGAGACTCATCTTTCGGCCAATACAAAGGAGTAGCCGTGAAACCAACTACACTCCCCTTCCTTCTTCTGACCCTGCTTCTCGCGGCCTGTGGGCAGACACCCACCTATCCGAGCGAGCCCCAGGCGTTTGCGCAGGCCAACAGCTCGGGCAGTGACTATGCGCTGACCGTCAACATCGACGCCAAAACCAGCCAGACTGCGCTTCTTGCAAAATACGGAGGCCGTATTGCCGTGTTTGCGCCCGCTGCGAACTTCGCCGTGCTGACCGTCAACGAAACGACCGCAAAAAGGCTTAAGGAAAAACCGCAAAAAGCCGAGAAACTCGAGAAAAATGCCAAGCGCTTCAACCTGAGTTTTTCCGCAGAAGGCAACGTCTGGGCGGAGGGAAATGTCTGGGCCGAAGGCAACGTCTGGGCCGAAGGCAACGTCTGGGCCGAGGGCAACGTCTGGGCTGAAGGCAACGTCTGGGCCGAGGGCAACGTCTGGGCTGAAGGCGAATACTCGGTCCTGCCGGGCAATACCACCCTGTGGCAGACCCTGGGCCTCGACCAGGTGCACCAGGAGTGGGAGGCGCTCAACGTTTCACGTGTCAAGGTGGCGGTCATCGACACGGGTGTCGATCTCAACCACGACGCCTTTGGTGGCGTTCTGGCACCGCAAGCCGAAATGCGCGACTTTGTTGACGGCGATCAGCTTCCGCAGGACGAGGGCCTCGCCGGGCAGGGAGCCAGCGGGCACGGCACCAGCGTCGCGGGCGTCATTTTGCAAGTGGCACCCAACGCCCAGATTCTGCCCGTGCGCTTCTTGAACCAACAAGGTGAAGGCAACGCCGCAGATCTGGCTGCCGCCATCGTCCACGCCGCCGATCAGGGAGCGCGCATCATCAACCTGAGTGCCGGTTCCGATGAGCCGTCACCGGCCGTCGAAGCCGCCCTGAAATACGCCACCGGCACCAAAGGCGCGCTGATCGTCACCTCCGCAGGCAACAACAACGCTGCTCATGCCAACTTTCCCGGTGTGCTCGGCACCGACGACAGCATGCTGGGACGTCGTCTCGTGACGGTCAGCAGCACCTCGCTCACCGGGGTAAAATCCAGCTTTGCGAATTACGGCGAGGGCGTCGAGCTCAGTGCTCTGGGCGAGCGTGTCGGCGGTCCCGCCCCGGCGAACCTGATCGCCACCTGGTCCGGCACCTCGCAGGCGGCACCTCAGGTCGCCGGCGCGCTGGCCATTGCCCTTGGTTCGGGCTCGGTCGACCAGACACCCGAGCAGCTCATGCAGACGCTGCTCACCAGCACGGACCCCACGCCCGAAGGCGCCGGTCAGGGCCGCCTGAACGTGAAAAGCTTCCTCGACACCGTCACGCGCTGACCGCAACACAGAGCACTACAGTCCTCGGCACGACCGAATGTGCAACGCTAAGGTGAATGTCTCAACCTCCTGAATCCTCGAAGAGCGGCCGCTCCAGCATTCTGCTGGCGGCCGCTCGGTCCGCACTGGATACCAATCCGGCCCGCGCTCTTGCTGACGGGCGCGCCTCGTTGCAACTCGCGTATGAGGAGGGAAGTCAGGCTGGTCAGGCTGAAGCGCATCTTGTGGTGGCGCTGGCCGCGCTGCGCCTCGACGATTCCAGTACTGCCCTTGAAGCGTTCGAACAAGCCGGTCAGCTGTATGTTCTGAGCGGGGAACTTGACCACGCCGTCGACGCGATGCTGCACACCGGGCGCCTGCTCAACGACCGTGGGCATGTAACCGACGCCATTCGGACCTTTGCCCAAGCGCTGGGCTTCGCCCGTGAGACCGGAAACCAGGGGGCGCAGGCCCGCGCCCTCAACTCGATGGCGCGCCAGGCACACGCCCACGGAGAAATGACCCGTGCACTCGAGCTTCTCAACGAAGCGCTCGTGCTGCACCGCGCCCTGGGTGACGCCCCAGGCGAGACCAACACCCTGACCAACATCGGCATGACCCTGTCAGGCCTGGGGGAATACGAACAGGCGCTCGACATGCTCCTCGAAGCTTACCGGCTGGTGCGTCAGAATCGCCCGCTCGACGCGGCAGCACAAAGTCTGCTGCTGGTCAACATCGGCTTTCTCTACGAGGAGATGGATGAGCTCTCCCGCGCGCGAGAAGCCCTCGAGCGCAGCCTGGCCGTCAGCCGCGAGGGCCACGTGACACGAATCGAGGTAGGCGCCGCCGCGAATTTGGGAGTCACGCTCGTGGCACTCGGCGAGACTCACGAAGCCGAGCACCACCTGTCCTGGGCGCTTCAGACTTCGCGACAGATCAATTACCGCAAATTCGAAGCTGTGGCGTTGGGAGGGCTGGGCAGCGTCAGCCTGACTCGCGGCCAGGTACAGGCCGCCCTCAGCCTGTTCGATCAGGCCATTCAGGTCGCGCTCGACATCGACGAGCAAGGTACCTATCTCACCACACTGGTCCACAAGGCTCGGGCGCTGCTGCAAAGCGGCGCACCCAACACGGCACGCGAGGTCCTTCTCGAAGCGCACGAAGCAGCGAAAGGCGCGCGGCGACCAAAGGTTCTGAGAGATGTACACCACCTGCTGACCGAGACATACGAGCGCATTGGAGACTTCCGCGCGGCGTACGGGCATTTTCAGGAGTACCAGCGGCTGTACCAAACGTTGCGCAGTGCGGCTGCCGGGCGTGAAGGCGCCCGGTTGACCGAGCAGATCGATATGGAACGGGCCCATCACGACGCTCAGGTTTACCGGGTAGAGGTTGAGGCACTTCAGGCAGCCCGCGCGTCCGCTGAAACGCTTGTAGCCGAACGTACGCGTGACCTGGAAATCTCCCAGCTGGAAATTGTCAATCGGCTGGCGCTCGCCGCCGAATTCCGTGACGACGATACCGGTGAGCATACCCGGCGGGTCGGGCTCTACGCGAGCCGTCTGGCGTTCGCACTGGGTCTCCCCGACGAGCAGGTGAACATGATCCGCATGGCCGCCCGGCTGCACGACGTGGGCAAAATCGGCATTTCGGACGCGCTGCTGCTCAAACCCGGCCACTTCACCAGCGAAGAGCGGCTGCAGATGCAGGCCCATACCCTGATTGGCGCCGCCCTGCTGGCCGACAGCCACTCACGCCTGCTGCGCGAAGCGGAGGTGATCGCACTGACGCATCACGAGCGCTGGGACGGCCGGGGCTATCCGCACTGCCTCGCAGGAGAACAGATTCCACTCGTCGGCCGGATTGTCGCGCTGGCAGATGTCTTCGACGCCCTGACCCACGTCCGCCCGTACAAGCGGGCATGGACCGTCGAAGAGGCCCTGCACGAAATCAACGCTCAGCGCGGACTGCAGTTCGATCCCCGGCTGGTGGATACCGCACTTCTGCTGTTCGCAGCACCCGATTTTCTCAAGGAAGTGACCGAACAGGTGCGAAACGACTTCTTCTGACGGCGAGCCCACTCCCGCGGTAGATCGAACTTGCCGGTCGGCCCGTCAGGAACGCATCGCGAGTTGCACGGTCACCTCGTCGTCCTGCTGAAGGCGTTCTGCTTTCCGGATACTGGCTTTGATGGGAACGATGTAGCGGTCCTCTTGTGGAAACAACGACGTTTTCCACGTGGTGTCACCGATCCGCGCCCGGACGGGCATCATGCCCCAGCCGTATGACACGAGCCTCGATGCAGCATGCAGGTCATGGCACTGCTCAGGCGGAACCGAGATGAAGTACCAGGGGGCCGGGCCCGCCCAGTACCACAGCCGACCGCTGAACGTCAGCGTCATGGCGTCACCCGGTTTCCTAGAGCCCTGCCGAAAGAGTGTCCCTTCCAAATCGGGTCCAAATCGGGTGACGAGAACTGGGCCGCGCGGGGAATGCCAAACCTTCCGTTTCCGAGAACTTCCCCAACTTGGGTCGCCGCCAGCTCTGAACGCCGGGAAGATCTGCCGTGATGGGCGGCATCGTCGATTGTTGGGCCAGGCGTTCATCATCTCGTGGCGACGGGCCCGTCAAAATGCCTTGGGTCATCGTTCTCCGGGTGATGACGGCAAAAGGATCGACGCAATGCTGACGTACACAATCAGGTGTCGCTGCGTGGTCGTTTGTGTTCCACCGCCTTGACGGCTTCCTCGAGAACCGCCGCTGACGCTTTTTTCCGTGCTTTGCGTGCCCGGTAGAACAGGTACGCCGGAATGGCAATCAGTGCGACGATCAAGAGCGCATACAGTTGATACTGCCGCCAGAGTTCCACGAAGGCCACCCCTCCGGCCCACAACCCCACCTGCCACGCTGCCGTCCAGGTGAGTGCCCCGATAAACGAATAGGCAGTGTAGGGCAGCCAGCCCATCCCGGCGGACCGGGCGTTGAAAATGAACAGCGTGCGGACCGGGCCAAACCAGCGGCTGATCACGCACATCCAGGGGCCACGGCGCTGCATGAGGAGCTGCACCGTCGTGAGACCAAAGCGCTGCTGTACGTGCAGCGGAATCAGGCGCAGGCCTCGCGGTCCAAGGTAGTAACCGATGAGGTTTCCCAGGGTGTTGGCAACAGCGCCCCACACGACCGCCTGCCAGAGTTCCACCTGGCCGTTGTGACTCATCAGGCCCAGGGCAAGCATGCTCGCCTCGAAGGGAACACCCGGCACACCGATTCCCTCTGCCACGAGCAGCAAGAAGTTGACCGCCTGAACCGCTCCCGGGTCCAGCGTGTCCAACCAGTTCATCAGCGACTCGATCAAAGGGCCTCCCGACTCCGTATCAAGGGTAGCGGACCGGGTAATGTAAGTAGCCACATTCCGGCGATCTACCCTCGCAGTGGTGTGCGACTCCGACCGGCGCGCGCGCGCTCCTGAGGACGATCACGAGCAGCAGAGCAGCACCTCAGGGCGAGTGCATCCCCAGCGGATGGCGGTTCATGTCCTTGTACAGCAGGTATTTGCTCCAGCGTTTTCCGAGTGCGCCATACCATTGCGGGCAATGCGCGCCCATCCAGATCACGTCGCCCTCCTGTACCTGATAGTAACGCTCGCCCAATCGGTAGATGCCCTCCCCTTCCAGCATCAGCAGTCCGTGTTCCATGTAGTGCACCTCGACATACGGCAGGGTCGCGCCGGGAGCGTAACTCATGGTGGTCACCATGAAGTCGAACGAGGCCTCGTCGGGCAGCAGCTTTCGCGCGACCAGTCCGGGATCCCCCTCGAAGTGAGCACCGTCGAGGTCGCGCTCGTTTCCGATGACGACCTTCGGCAGTGTGAGAGGCAGCGACGGCGCTTCGAACGGCTTCTCGAAAACCGTCAGCCGCGAATCCTGCTCGGCAGTGAGCTGATGTTCGCTGCCTGCGGGCAAAAACGCGTAACCATACTCGGTCAGGATGTGGGTCTCACCCGCCACTTCGAGCCGCACTCTGCCGTGCTGCACAAACACAAAACGTCCGATGTGCCGGGGTGCCGAGGTGGCCGCACTGCCCGTCGGCATCTCGGCGCCGAACTGCACGAAGCGCGCGCCAAGGCCGATCACGGGAGCGATGTGCACGGTGCAGGCGTCTCGCGGCCACCCCTCGAGGCTGGTACGAACGAAGGTATCCGGGGTAATAAGCGCGTGTTCGGCCTGAATACTGGAACGGGTCAGTCCTAGTCGATGCATGAAACCTCAGTGGGGAGTTGAAACGGGGTGGTTGAAGCGGCTCGTCACGCGTCCGGATCAGGCCGCACAAAGCGGCCACGATGCGCCGCGTCAAATTTTCCTTCAGAGTAAACGGTGACCCCTCGAGAGAAGGTCTGACGCACGCACCCCTGAAAGGTGTACCCAAGATACGGACTGAGGCGCCAGCGATCGTGCAGGTCACTGCGCTCCAGGGTCGATGAGGCGTTGAGGTCGACCAGTACCAGATCGGCGTCGGCGCCGACACTCAGAGTGCCCTTGCCCGCAAAACCAAAACGGCGAGCGGGAGTGGTCGCGCTGAGCGCCGCCACCCGCTCCAGTCCGAGGCCCCGACGTGCGTGTCCTTCGGTGAGCAGGACTGTCAGGGTGGACTGCACGCCCGCGACACCACCCCAAACCTCGAAAAAATCTTCGGGTTGCTTGAGGGCCGGGTCGGAAGGCGAGTGATCCGAGCCGACCAGATCGACTTGACCGTTCAGGACGCAGTGCCACAGTTCCTCACGGTCGGGGTGGGGCCTCAGGGGCGGCGCACACTTGGCCAGGGCGCCCAGCCGCTCCAGGTCTTCTTCGGTGAAAAACAGGTAATGCGGGCAAGTCTCGATGCTGACGTCCACCCCGCGGGCACGCGCCTGGGCCGCCTGCACGACCGCCCGTCCGCTCGACAGATGCACGAGGTGCAGGCGCGCGCCCGTATCTTCGGCGAACATCAAGACACGCTGGACAGCCTCGACTTCGGCAGTGACCGGGCGACTTTTCAGGTAGTCGCGCACGCCCCGACCCCCACGCGACCGAATAAACTCCGTCCGCCAGCCTGTCAGTGCCTCGGACTCGGCGTGCACTGCGACGACCAATCCCAATTCGCGGGCCAGACTCAGACCTTCGAGCAGCGTCCGGTCGTCAGCGGCCGGAAACTCCGGGATGCCCGAGTTGCTCATGAACGCCTTGAATCCCATCACGCCCGCGTGCGCCAGGGCGGGCAGCGCTCGCACGTTGCCGGGAATCAGTCCCCCCCACAGGGCAAAATCGACCAGCGATCTCGCTTCTCCAGCGGCCCGTTTGGCCTGCAGGGCTGCCACGCTCACCACCGGCGGATCGGAGTTGAGGGGCATGTCGCAGAACATGGTGCCGCCGCCTGCCGCGAGCGCGCGGCTCCCGCTTGCCAGGCCCTCCCACTGTTCGCGCCCGGGCTCGTTGAAATGCACGTGTGTGTCCACCATGCCCGGAAAAACGTGCAGACCGCGGGCGTCGGTCTCGTGCCGGGCGCTTCCGGCAAGCCCATGCCCCAGCGCCACGATGACACCGTCCTGTACGGCCAGGTCGGCCACCTCCACGGTGTCTTCGAAGATGAATGCACCGCCGCGGATCAATTGGTCGTACATCAGGGCCGCTCCGTGCGTGCCCGCTCGGCGTCCAGACGACGCAGAAATTCCAGGCCAACCTGCAGCGCGAGTTTCACATCATCCTCCCGGACCGATTCATGCGGGTGGTGGCTCAACCCGTCAGGACTGCGGACAAAGACCATCGCCACCGGCGCCCGCTCGGCAATGATCATGGCGTCGTGACCCGCGCCGCTCGGTACGTCCGGCAACGGCACGTTCCCCGCGGCGGCGGCTTCCCGCAGCAGCTGTCGTAAGCCTGTGTCCATGGGCACTGCCTTCTGTTGGCTGCGCAGGGTCCACTCCAGATCCAGCCGACGTGAGGCGGCCAGTTGCTCGGCCTGGGCGCGCAACACCTCAAGCTGTCCGAGACGCACCTCGTCATGGGTGTGCCGCAGATCAAGTGACAGTTCGACCTCGCCTGGGATGACATTGGTCGCACCCGGAGAGACCCGCAGCTGTCCGACGGTCGCGACCAAACCGGGTGTTTCGCGGGCACGCTCCTCGACTGCCAGCACGAAGGCACTCGCGCCGCTCAGGGCGTCGCGTCGCAAGTGCATCGGCGTGGTCCCGGCGTGGTTGGCTTCTCCCCTGAAGGTCACCGTCAGCCGACTCTGACCGGCAATGGCCGAAACGAGGCCCAGCGGAAGGTCCTGCGTGGCCAGGCCGGGCCCCTGTTCGTTATGGAACTCCAGGTAGCCCAGCACCTTTCCTTGCAGTTCTGCACGCGAGATCTCCTCGGGCCGCAGGCCAAAATCGCGCAACGCTTCGGCAAAACTGATTCCCCGTGCGTCGGTCACGCCGAGCAGGTCGTGTGCGCGGCCCACCAGCGCACGACTGCCGAAGAAGGGCACGCCGAAACGCACGCCTTCCTCCTCCGAAAAGCCGATGACTTCGAGCGCGTAGGACAGAGGCGTCGAGGCAAGCGCCTCGACGAGCGCCAATCCCATGACGACGCCCAACACACCGTCGAAGCGTCCCGCGTTCGGGACGCTGTCGAGGTGAGAAGCAATCAGGAATGTCGCTGCAGGCCCCGGGTGCGCGGTGGGGGCACTTGCCGGAAACACCGCGCGGAAATTGCCCGCAGCGTCCACCGAGCTGACCATACCCAGCTGCTCGGCCCAACGCGCGAGCTTCGAATGAACACGCGTCATGGGTGCCGAGCAGAAGGTCCGCGTCAGGCAGTTTGGTTCTTCGCTTTCCTGGGCGAGGTCGTCGCACCATGTCATGACCTTGCGGGCCAGCCCTCCCAGTCGGTCGTTCATATTTCCCATCCTCGCAGCCTGGCGGCGACCAGCGGGAAATAATCCGCGCACGTGTCCGCCAGGACCAGGGTGTCAAGCAGCTCCCCGGCAAACGACTTCTCCTGCGCGTGCTCTTCACGCAGCTCGCGGTAGCGCTGGGGAGACAGGGTTCCGCCCTCTGTGAGGCGCACCCGATGGTGCACCCACTGCCACAGCTGGGCACGAGCGAGTTCCGCGGTAGCCGTATCCTCGATGCGCCCTTCACGCACGATCACGCCCAGCCCGGCGTGCCACGCGGCAAAGTAATCGAGCGCGATGCCCAGGGCTTCACGCACGGCGGCCAGCGGCACCGATGTGACCGGTGGGAAGGCGCTCAACTCCTCAGGTCCGGCGCCCTGAGCGCCGCGAGCCTGCGGCGGTTCCCGTGAGAAGGCTTCACGGACTGCGGGAATCAGGCTGGGCAGGCCAGCCCAGGCCGCCTGGTAGCCGTACGCCACTTCACGCCGCTTGTCCTGTGTCACGGCACTCAGGGCGGCCTGAGGATCTTGCGGATCGGGAGCAAGGGCGGCGCTTCCGCCCACCGCCCGACCGCCACGCCGCACGCACACGCTGGGCAGCAGACGCGCGTAGGCCTGCATACAGGGCTGATCCATGCCCAGACGCGCCCGCTCGGGCAGCACCGGACCCGCCTCCTGCCCGAGATGCTTCACGAGGCTGAACACATAATCCCAGCGTCCGGCGTTCAGGCCATACGCACGTTCGCGCAATTCGAAGAGCATCTCTTCGGCAAGCTGCGCCCCCGACCAGGTCTCGATTTGCAGACAGGGCCGGACGGTACCCGAAGGAAGTGACAGCAGCTCCTCGGCGCGCCTGAGCACCTGGTTCCAAAAGCGCGCCTCTGCCGGGCGTTCCAGCTTGGGCAGGTACAGGTAAAGGGGCGAACGGTGACGGTGGTGTGCCAGGAATACCGACAGATCCAGCAACGAGGCGATCACTGTTTCACCCGTGAAGCGAAACGAGAACTCCGGCAGATAATGCGGCCGGGGACGCAACATCAACGGCGTTCCTTCCAGATGACTCAGGTCGCGCAGATGCGCGTAGGCGCGGAGAACACCTGCGCGTGTGGGCGAGAAGGTATCGTCAAAATCCAGCATGACGGCGTCCACGTTCAGGACCAGCCCTTCACGCAGCGTCGCGTCATCTCCGGCGGTCACCACCAGCTCGACCGTGCGGCCTCGCAGTTCATCGGGGACGGGGGGCAGCTGCCAGTCCTCGGGCAGGTTCAGGGAGCGGGCTTCGGAGTCCTCCACCGTGGAGAGTGCACGCCAGATACCATAAAACTCGCGGTGCAGGGCCGCGTACAACCCGAGCGACTTCGAATCCAGCTGGTCTTCGAGAAGGCCAGGCGTCATATTCTTGTCACCCGACGATGTTGAATGTAAAAAAAAGCGGCTTTGATGTCTCGTAGAACACCACAGGGCACGCGTCTTGTCAAATCAGGCCAGCAGCAGTTCCACGTTGGCTTTGCCACCCTCGGTGACCGTCTGGCCCTGAATGGGCTGACCATTGATATAGACAGTAGCGTTGCTTCCCTGGGCCGACACGACTCCAGCAGCCATCAGAAACGCCAGGAGGACTCTCTGCAGGGTGTCATGACAAATACCCCGTCGCCGAGGTGGCTCAAATGAGGCAGGGCCCCTCGTCCGTCGTGCCCAGGTAGACTGCCCCAGAACGAATTTTGACCAGGAGGTCACGAGATGGGTTTGCGCTGGGGTGTGTTGGGAGCCGCGCGGATTGCACAGAAGCTCATTCCCGCCATCGCGCAGGCCGGCGGTCAGGTCACGGCAGTGGCCTCGCGGGACAGACCGCGCGGTCAGGCGTTCGCCACGACCTATGGAATCGGGCGGGTAGTGTCCTACGAGGAGTTGTTGGCAGACCCGGAAATCGACGCCGTTTATAATCCGCTGCCGAACGATTTGCACTTGCCGTGGTCGATTTCGGCCTTGCAAGCTGGAAAACATGTTCTGTGCGAAAAGCCGATGACCCTCAGCGCCGAGCAGGCTGCAGAGCTCGCCCGGGTAGCCGCGCACGCGAATCGAGTGGTCTTCGAGGCGTTCGCCTACCAGTTCGCGCCGGTCATGGCCGAAGCGGTGCGGTTGGTGCGGTCAGGCGCCATCGGCGAGGTGCGCTCGTGCCGAGGAACGTTCAGCTTCGTGCTGCCCGAGGGGGAGGATTTTCGCTGGCAACCTGCTCATGGTGGAGGTGCACTCTTCGACATCGGCTGTTACCCCGTTCACCTGACGCGCCTGATGCTGGGCGAGCCGCTCGCCGTCAGTGCGCAGGGCCGCTGGACGTCCAGCAACGTCGACATCGCGCTGCACGGCACACTGCGCTATGCGCAGGCGCTGGCGTCATTTCAATGTTCTTTCGACGAGGTGCACCACGAAGCGTTCGAAGTCGTCGGCACGGCAGGGCGCCTGACGCTCGATGGGCATCTCTTCAGCAACGTCGGCGAGGTTCGTCTGCGCCTCAACGAACAAGAGCAGCTCTTTCCTTATGAGAACGCCTATGCCCGAATGGTCAGTCACGTACAGGAACTGGTCACCCGATCCCTCGAGGATCAGCGAACCAGCGCGGCAGCAGCGGTGGCGCAAGGACGCGTCATCGACGCCCTCCTTCAATCTGCGCGGGAACAACGTGCCGTCCGACTCTAGCGAAAGCCCGCATCCTTCTGCCTCGTATGCCACGAGAACAGTTCGGGACTACACTGACAAGGCAAACACTTCGTGAATCACGAGGCCCACGCCTGACGCTTATCGCCCAAGTGACGCACTGTTTCGCGGTGCCCACGCCGCGCAAGGAGACTT
The Deinococcus peraridilitoris DSM 19664 genome window above contains:
- a CDS encoding IS630 family transposase — encoded protein: MNEITGLKLHDLVCFDESGFHTGMSRVYARAPRNQRAFARVPRNTGKNLTLLCAMSSRGSQAELVIEGAVNAAVFESYVDQVLCPTLQSGQTVLMDNLSSHQGAKVRALIEARGCQLVYFPPYSPDFNPIEMLFSKLKALLRKAAARTTETVIEALGFALRAVTPNDILGWFHHALPLSSL
- a CDS encoding helix-turn-helix domain-containing protein, whose amino-acid sequence is MTQVADLSRLTAAWQDVDALAHDLITPIQNDEQHDRALQALDTLLSYVGENDEHPLANFVRLAIDNVQSYEERAHPMRDAQPHETLAFLMDKNGVKQKDVEAATGIPQGNLSKLLRGQRNFTAEHARKLGAYFQVNPGVFL
- a CDS encoding IS630 transposase-related protein, whose protein sequence is MRAYSLDLRERVVAAYQDTPVIAQVARTFRLSESAVRSYVRAHAAGQPLAPVRHKGRVRILGEASHAVLRAQVEQYPDATLAEHVEYYFEQHGVRVSIKTMDRMFERLSITRKKDRPRH
- a CDS encoding DedA family protein, which translates into the protein MIESLMNWLDTLDPGAVQAVNFLLLVAEGIGVPGVPFEASMLALGLMSHNGQVELWQAVVWGAVANTLGNLIGYYLGPRGLRLIPLHVQQRFGLTTVQLLMQRRGPWMCVISRWFGPVRTLFIFNARSAGMGWLPYTAYSFIGALTWTAAWQVGLWAGGVAFVELWRQYQLYALLIVALIAIPAYLFYRARKARKKASAAVLEEAVKAVEHKRPRSDT
- a CDS encoding S8 family serine peptidase, with protein sequence MKPTTLPFLLLTLLLAACGQTPTYPSEPQAFAQANSSGSDYALTVNIDAKTSQTALLAKYGGRIAVFAPAANFAVLTVNETTAKRLKEKPQKAEKLEKNAKRFNLSFSAEGNVWAEGNVWAEGNVWAEGNVWAEGNVWAEGNVWAEGNVWAEGEYSVLPGNTTLWQTLGLDQVHQEWEALNVSRVKVAVIDTGVDLNHDAFGGVLAPQAEMRDFVDGDQLPQDEGLAGQGASGHGTSVAGVILQVAPNAQILPVRFLNQQGEGNAADLAAAIVHAADQGARIINLSAGSDEPSPAVEAALKYATGTKGALIVTSAGNNNAAHANFPGVLGTDDSMLGRRLVTVSSTSLTGVKSSFANYGEGVELSALGERVGGPAPANLIATWSGTSQAAPQVAGALAIALGSGSVDQTPEQLMQTLLTSTDPTPEGAGQGRLNVKSFLDTVTR
- a CDS encoding DUF1905 domain-containing protein, yielding MTLTFSGRLWYWAGPAPWYFISVPPEQCHDLHAASRLVSYGWGMMPVRARIGDTTWKTSLFPQEDRYIVPIKASIRKAERLQQDDEVTVQLAMRS
- a CDS encoding HD domain-containing phosphohydrolase, whose protein sequence is MSQPPESSKSGRSSILLAAARSALDTNPARALADGRASLQLAYEEGSQAGQAEAHLVVALAALRLDDSSTALEAFEQAGQLYVLSGELDHAVDAMLHTGRLLNDRGHVTDAIRTFAQALGFARETGNQGAQARALNSMARQAHAHGEMTRALELLNEALVLHRALGDAPGETNTLTNIGMTLSGLGEYEQALDMLLEAYRLVRQNRPLDAAAQSLLLVNIGFLYEEMDELSRAREALERSLAVSREGHVTRIEVGAAANLGVTLVALGETHEAEHHLSWALQTSRQINYRKFEAVALGGLGSVSLTRGQVQAALSLFDQAIQVALDIDEQGTYLTTLVHKARALLQSGAPNTAREVLLEAHEAAKGARRPKVLRDVHHLLTETYERIGDFRAAYGHFQEYQRLYQTLRSAAAGREGARLTEQIDMERAHHDAQVYRVEVEALQAARASAETLVAERTRDLEISQLEIVNRLALAAEFRDDDTGEHTRRVGLYASRLAFALGLPDEQVNMIRMAARLHDVGKIGISDALLLKPGHFTSEERLQMQAHTLIGAALLADSHSRLLREAEVIALTHHERWDGRGYPHCLAGEQIPLVGRIVALADVFDALTHVRPYKRAWTVEEALHEINAQRGLQFDPRLVDTALLLFAAPDFLKEVTEQVRNDFF
- a CDS encoding type II toxin-antitoxin system HigB family toxin yields the protein MNVIAFKTLQAFAAECPDAEASLAAWYKHVRAAEYRSFADVKADFGSADWVEGFIVFNIGGNKYRLIVSPNFTYKTFFVKHILTHRQYDNWEP